From one Euwallacea fornicatus isolate EFF26 chromosome 4, ASM4011564v1, whole genome shotgun sequence genomic stretch:
- the GCS2beta gene encoding glucosidase 2 subunit beta isoform X2, which yields MGHPSFQGLFELKILLILVVCLINVCQPSVEIPRPRGVSLSRAGLYDPEQDFTCLDGSKTIPVNQVNDDYCDCPDGSDEPGTSACPGGSFYCTNAGYKPQILLSDRVNDGICDCCDGSDEYSAGKSCPNTCLEVGKAAREEAARRAELYKAGKQLRTDLVQQGQKMKSEKQKKLTELQRNQEEAEKVKAERQEIKERAEEAENKALEYYRILEEEYKKKRAEQEAEKEKAEAIENFKKLDSNQDGLIDIAEIQSRQTFDRDHNGEVSEEEAKLFFGDANRDSVDLETFTDTTWKLMKPLVVREAGLYKPPLSESGSEVGTEDQPEGEEQEQIEEDHEEEDDEDVDDKEVEEEHKDEGHVPYDDDTQKLVDTATEARNLYSEAEKDVREIKDQIRQIEDSLKNDFGGEEEFASLEGQCFEYHDHEYIYKLCPFDRTVQIPKSSSMETNLGRWSKWGGPADNQYSVMIYDNGQNCWNGPNRNTKVKVTCATENKLTSVSEPNRCEYAFDFETPAACHDPAEQGERDVHDEL from the exons ATGGGCCATCCTTCTTTTCAAGgactttttgaattaaaaattttattaattttagttgTATGTTTAATTAATGTATGCCAGCCAAGCGTAGAAATTCCTAGGCCACGCGGCGTTTCCTTATCCAGAGCCGGTTTGTATGACCCAGAGCAAGACTTCACATGCCTGGATGGCAGTAAAACCATCCCAGTGAATCAG GTAAATGATGATTACTGTGACTGCCCTGACGGAAGTGATGAACCAGGAACAAGTGCGTGTCCAGGCGGTAGCTTTTATTGCACTAATGCAGGCTACAAACCACAAATACTGTTATCAGACAG GGTAAACGATGGCATCTGTGATTGCTGTGATGGCAGTGACGAGTATTCAGCTGGGAAATCTTGTCCGAACACCTGTCTGGAAGTTGGAAAAGCTGCTCGCGAGGAAGCAGCCAGGCGGGCAGAATTATATAAAGCCG gaAAGCAGCTTAGGACTGACCTCGTTCAACAAGgtcagaaaatgaaaagcgagaaacagaaaaaattaactgagCTTCAACGAAACCAAGAAGAAGCCGAAAAAGTGAAGGCCGAAAGGCAAGAAATTAAAGAGCGGGCTGAAGAAGCGGAAAATAAGGCTTTAGAGTATTACAGAATACTGGAGGAAGAATACAAGAAGAAG AGAGCCGAACAGGAGGCCGAAAAAGAAAAGGCAGAGGCaatagaaaactttaaaaaattggataGCAACCAGGACGGTCTCATCGATATCGCGGAAATACAAAGCAGGCAAACATTTGACAGGGATCATAACGGCGAAG TGTCTGAAGAAGAAGCGAAACTATTCTTTGGCGATGCCAATCGAGACTCCGTCGATTTGGAAACTTTCACAGACACCACCTGGAAATTGATGAAGCCCTTAGTGGTAAGAGAAGCTGGACTCTACAAACCTCCTTTAAGCGAAAGTGGTAGTGAAGTCGGTACTGAAGATCAACCCGAAGGCGAAGAACAGGAACAGATTGAGGAAGACCATGAAGAAG AGGATGACGAAGATGTGGATGATAAGGAAGTAGAAGAAGAGCACAAGGACGAGGGACATGTCCCTTACGATGACGATACTCAAAAATTGGTCGATACTGCAACTGAGGCCAGAAATCTATACTCTG AAGCCGAAAAGGACGTAAGAGAGATTAAAGACCAAATTCGCCAAATTGAGGACAGCTTGAAAAATGACTTTGGCGGCGAGGAGGAGTTCGCAAGTCTTGAAGGACAATGTTTCGAGTACCACGACCACGAATACATCTATAAATTGTGCCCGTTCGACAGAACCGTGCAAATTCCCAAGTCTAGTTCGATGGAAACAAATTTGGGCAG atGGTCGAAATGGGGCGGCCCTGCAGATAACCAATACAGTGTGATGATCTACGATAATGGTCAAAATTGCTGGAACGGGCCCAACAGAAACACAAAAGTTAAAGTGACTTGTGCCACAGAAAATAAACTAACTAGTGTGTCAGAACCAAACAG GTGCGAATACGCCTTTGACTTCGAAACTCCAGCAGCATGCCACGACCCTGCGGAACAGGGCGAGCGAGACGTCCACGACGAATTATAG
- the GCS2beta gene encoding glucosidase 2 subunit beta isoform X1, with protein MGHPSFQGLFELKILLILVVCLINVCQPSVEIPRPRGVSLSRAGLYDPEQDFTCLDGSKTIPVNQVNDDYCDCPDGSDEPGTSACPGGSFYCTNAGYKPQILLSDRVNDGICDCCDGSDEYSAGKSCPNTCLEVGKAAREEAARRAELYKAGKQLRTDLVQQGQKMKSEKQKKLTELQRNQEEAEKVKAERQEIKERAEEAENKALEYYRILEEEYKKKRAEQEAEKEKAEAIENFKKLDSNQDGLIDIAEIQSRQTFDRDHNGEVSEEEAKLFFGDANRDSVDLETFTDTTWKLMKPLVVREAGLYKPPLSESGSEVGTEDQPEGEEQEQIEEDHEEEEDDEDVDDKEVEEEHKDEGHVPYDDDTQKLVDTATEARNLYSEAEKDVREIKDQIRQIEDSLKNDFGGEEEFASLEGQCFEYHDHEYIYKLCPFDRTVQIPKSSSMETNLGRWSKWGGPADNQYSVMIYDNGQNCWNGPNRNTKVKVTCATENKLTSVSEPNRCEYAFDFETPAACHDPAEQGERDVHDEL; from the exons ATGGGCCATCCTTCTTTTCAAGgactttttgaattaaaaattttattaattttagttgTATGTTTAATTAATGTATGCCAGCCAAGCGTAGAAATTCCTAGGCCACGCGGCGTTTCCTTATCCAGAGCCGGTTTGTATGACCCAGAGCAAGACTTCACATGCCTGGATGGCAGTAAAACCATCCCAGTGAATCAG GTAAATGATGATTACTGTGACTGCCCTGACGGAAGTGATGAACCAGGAACAAGTGCGTGTCCAGGCGGTAGCTTTTATTGCACTAATGCAGGCTACAAACCACAAATACTGTTATCAGACAG GGTAAACGATGGCATCTGTGATTGCTGTGATGGCAGTGACGAGTATTCAGCTGGGAAATCTTGTCCGAACACCTGTCTGGAAGTTGGAAAAGCTGCTCGCGAGGAAGCAGCCAGGCGGGCAGAATTATATAAAGCCG gaAAGCAGCTTAGGACTGACCTCGTTCAACAAGgtcagaaaatgaaaagcgagaaacagaaaaaattaactgagCTTCAACGAAACCAAGAAGAAGCCGAAAAAGTGAAGGCCGAAAGGCAAGAAATTAAAGAGCGGGCTGAAGAAGCGGAAAATAAGGCTTTAGAGTATTACAGAATACTGGAGGAAGAATACAAGAAGAAG AGAGCCGAACAGGAGGCCGAAAAAGAAAAGGCAGAGGCaatagaaaactttaaaaaattggataGCAACCAGGACGGTCTCATCGATATCGCGGAAATACAAAGCAGGCAAACATTTGACAGGGATCATAACGGCGAAG TGTCTGAAGAAGAAGCGAAACTATTCTTTGGCGATGCCAATCGAGACTCCGTCGATTTGGAAACTTTCACAGACACCACCTGGAAATTGATGAAGCCCTTAGTGGTAAGAGAAGCTGGACTCTACAAACCTCCTTTAAGCGAAAGTGGTAGTGAAGTCGGTACTGAAGATCAACCCGAAGGCGAAGAACAGGAACAGATTGAGGAAGACCATGAAGAAG AAGAGGATGACGAAGATGTGGATGATAAGGAAGTAGAAGAAGAGCACAAGGACGAGGGACATGTCCCTTACGATGACGATACTCAAAAATTGGTCGATACTGCAACTGAGGCCAGAAATCTATACTCTG AAGCCGAAAAGGACGTAAGAGAGATTAAAGACCAAATTCGCCAAATTGAGGACAGCTTGAAAAATGACTTTGGCGGCGAGGAGGAGTTCGCAAGTCTTGAAGGACAATGTTTCGAGTACCACGACCACGAATACATCTATAAATTGTGCCCGTTCGACAGAACCGTGCAAATTCCCAAGTCTAGTTCGATGGAAACAAATTTGGGCAG atGGTCGAAATGGGGCGGCCCTGCAGATAACCAATACAGTGTGATGATCTACGATAATGGTCAAAATTGCTGGAACGGGCCCAACAGAAACACAAAAGTTAAAGTGACTTGTGCCACAGAAAATAAACTAACTAGTGTGTCAGAACCAAACAG GTGCGAATACGCCTTTGACTTCGAAACTCCAGCAGCATGCCACGACCCTGCGGAACAGGGCGAGCGAGACGTCCACGACGAATTATAG